A genomic window from Melopsittacus undulatus isolate bMelUnd1 chromosome 7, bMelUnd1.mat.Z, whole genome shotgun sequence includes:
- the LOC117436419 gene encoding ubiquitin carboxyl-terminal hydrolase 38-like — MDKILEGLVSSSHPLPLKRVIVRRVVESAETPLSQAQCRAMFALSTRLVLQGLDPFQRQVGRQVLEAYGRYHRDEFEAFFNRGLVLGLLQRGYGELSNRDPAILDYIQAGLRLIMSCPAVLELFELLQVEALRLVCERPPPPLCARLCQLLGDFPQCLPRGRKLSLAFCQQLVRSIAHFQSQGTREPELRLYVSQVTQVSGLLRSVWKAEPDTLLPSLQELFAIISAADTSFEPSVALASLVQHIPLQMITVLIRSLTTDPNVKDASMTQALCRVDEEKGCVETKRKPN; from the exons ATGGACAAGATCCTGGAGGGGCTGGTGAGCTCGTCTCACCCGCTGCCGCTAAAGCGGGTGATTGTGCGGCGGGTGGTGGAGTCGGCGGAAACGCCGCTGAGCCAGGCGCAGTGCCGCGCTATGTTCGCCCTCAGCACCCggctggtgctgcagggccTCGACCCCTTCCAGCGGCAGGTGGGGCGGCAGGTGCTGGAGGCCTATGGTCGCTACCACCGCGACGAGTTCGAGGCCTTCTTCAACCGCGGGCTCGTCCTTGGCCTGCTGCAGCGGGGCTACGGCGAGCTGAGCAACCGCGACCCCGCCATCCTTGACTACATCCAGGCGGGGCTGCGCCTTATCATGAGCTGCCCCGCGGTGCTAGAGCTCTTCGAGCTGCTGCAGGTGGAGGCGCTGCGTCTGGTGTGCgagcggccgccgccgccgctctgCGCCCGCCTCTGCCAGCTGCTGGGCGACTTTCCGCAGTGTCTGCCCCGCGGCAGGAAGCTCTCGCTCGCCTTCTGCCAGCAACTTGTGCGCAGCATCGCCCATTTCCAGAGCCAAGGCACCCGGGAGCCCGAGCTGCGCCTCTACGTCTCGCAGGTGACCCAGGTCAGCGGGCTTCTGCGCAGTGTCTGGAAAGCCGAACCCGACACgctgctgccttccctgcagGAGCTCTTCGCTATCATCTCTGCCGCCG ATACTTCATTTGAACCTTCTGTTGCACTGGCAAGTCTTGTGCAGCACATACCATTACAGATGATTACTGTACTCATCAGGAGCCTTACTACAGATCCAAATGTGAAAGATGCAAGTATGACTCAAGCTCTGTGCAG GGTGGATGAAGAAAAAGGCTGTGtagaaacaaagaggaagccAAACTGA